One segment of Gemmatimonadaceae bacterium DNA contains the following:
- a CDS encoding S8 family serine peptidase, which yields MPTRRRAALGYSALFLAACAPQRPATAPAPAPTPPVAAAPAPVPAPATPAPAAPPRAALRAAPADWHLLDPATDGVAGVGARRALTELLGNAAPKRVITVAVIDGGVDTSHTSLRDALVLNSRETPANGRDDDGNGYADDARGWNFIGGATGDIDDDRLEVTRLVATCRANAGRSPVPTPCPELESQYRSDRAEAAAQWEQLRPVLTEYDSLLTVVAQQNGVAKSAITDAKLAKMIPKDGSGRSALDRLRMYAGNGLTPSVSRAVRKQVQQRLEIGFNLAFDGRKVIGDTPAMGRRYGNANVTGPDASHGTAVASVIGAVRGDSGFVGIAPGIRLLPVRVVPNGDEYDKDVANGIRYAVDAGAQIINMSFGKPYSPGKAQVDSAVEYAVSKGVLLVHASGNESTDVDATPTFPSATYAAGSARAATWIDVGASSWRSGERLAADFSNYGQKSVDLFAPGVSIFSAAPGNEYAREDGTSLAAPVVSGVAALLMSQFPTLTAADVKRILMATVTRYPDQQVLRPGSRTVRVPFASLSASGGIINAYEAVKMAQRETAKAQ from the coding sequence ATGCCCACTCGTCGTCGTGCCGCGCTGGGGTACAGCGCGCTCTTCCTCGCCGCCTGCGCGCCACAGCGTCCGGCCACAGCTCCGGCACCCGCGCCGACCCCGCCGGTGGCAGCGGCGCCCGCCCCGGTGCCGGCCCCCGCCACCCCGGCGCCCGCCGCCCCGCCACGCGCCGCACTCCGCGCCGCGCCGGCCGACTGGCACCTGCTCGATCCGGCGACCGACGGCGTGGCCGGCGTGGGTGCCCGGCGCGCGCTGACGGAGTTGCTCGGCAATGCCGCACCGAAGCGCGTGATCACGGTCGCCGTGATCGACGGCGGCGTGGATACGTCGCACACGTCGCTGCGCGATGCGCTGGTGCTCAACAGCCGCGAGACGCCGGCCAATGGCCGTGACGATGACGGCAACGGCTACGCCGACGACGCACGGGGCTGGAACTTCATCGGCGGTGCCACCGGCGACATCGACGACGACCGCCTGGAGGTCACCCGCCTGGTGGCGACCTGCCGCGCCAATGCCGGCCGGAGCCCGGTGCCCACGCCGTGCCCGGAGCTCGAGTCGCAGTATCGCAGCGATCGCGCCGAGGCGGCCGCGCAGTGGGAGCAGCTGCGTCCCGTCCTCACGGAGTACGACTCGCTGCTCACCGTGGTCGCGCAGCAGAACGGGGTCGCCAAGTCGGCCATCACCGACGCCAAGCTCGCGAAGATGATCCCGAAGGACGGCAGCGGCCGCTCGGCGCTCGACCGGCTGCGGATGTACGCCGGCAACGGGCTCACGCCGTCCGTGTCGCGGGCGGTCCGGAAGCAGGTGCAGCAGCGGCTGGAAATCGGTTTCAACCTCGCGTTCGACGGGCGCAAGGTCATCGGCGACACGCCCGCGATGGGCCGCCGCTACGGCAACGCGAACGTGACCGGCCCCGACGCATCACACGGCACCGCCGTGGCGAGCGTGATCGGTGCGGTGCGCGGCGACAGCGGGTTCGTCGGCATCGCCCCCGGCATCCGCCTGCTGCCGGTGCGGGTGGTGCCGAACGGCGACGAGTACGACAAGGATGTCGCGAACGGGATCCGCTACGCGGTGGATGCGGGGGCGCAGATCATCAACATGTCGTTCGGCAAGCCCTACTCGCCGGGCAAGGCGCAGGTGGACAGCGCGGTGGAGTACGCCGTCTCGAAGGGGGTGCTGCTGGTGCACGCGTCGGGCAACGAGAGCACCGACGTGGATGCCACGCCGACCTTCCCGAGCGCGACCTACGCCGCCGGCAGCGCGCGGGCGGCAACCTGGATCGACGTCGGCGCGTCCAGCTGGCGCTCCGGTGAACGGCTGGCGGCGGACTTCAGCAACTACGGCCAGAAGTCGGTGGATCTCTTCGCGCCCGGCGTGTCGATCTTCTCGGCAGCCCCGGGCAACGAGTACGCGCGCGAGGACGGGACGAGCCTGGCCGCACCGGTGGTGAGCGGCGTGGCCGCCCTGCTGATGTCGCAGTTCCCGACGCTGACGGCCGCCGACGTGAAGCGGATCCTGATGGCGACGGTCACGCGGTACCCGGACCAGCAGGTGCTGCGGCCGGGGAGCAGGACGGTGCGGGTGCCGTTCGCGTCGCTGTCGGCCTCGGGCGGGATCATCAACGCGTACGAAGCCGTGAAGATGGCGCAGCGGGAGACGGCGAAGGCCCAGTGA
- a CDS encoding response regulator transcription factor, protein MTLRDERARATILVVEDRAEVLEVVSRTLTESGYDVLTAQDGESGLALAIDQAPDLLILDIGLPKANGLDVARELRERGFRAPVLMLTARVTIGDRVAGLDAGADDYLVKPFDVDELVARVRALLRRSTLRDEELLLRVGTLQLDTVSREVSRDGLPISLTQKEYALLEYLMRHAGRAVTREQIAEHVWKTEFDPSTNIVDVYINYLRKKIDGSDGPQLLHTVRGTGYMLRA, encoded by the coding sequence ATGACTCTGCGAGACGAGAGGGCACGCGCGACGATCCTGGTGGTTGAGGATCGGGCTGAGGTACTGGAGGTAGTCTCGCGCACGCTCACCGAAAGTGGATACGACGTCCTCACGGCCCAGGACGGCGAATCCGGTCTCGCGCTTGCGATCGACCAGGCACCGGATCTCCTGATCCTCGATATCGGCCTGCCGAAGGCGAACGGGCTCGACGTGGCGCGTGAACTCCGCGAGCGGGGCTTCCGCGCCCCCGTCCTGATGCTGACGGCACGCGTGACGATCGGAGACCGCGTGGCCGGCCTCGATGCCGGTGCCGACGACTACCTCGTCAAGCCATTCGACGTGGACGAGCTCGTGGCACGGGTGCGCGCACTGCTGCGACGGTCCACCCTGCGGGACGAGGAACTGCTCCTCCGCGTCGGCACGCTGCAGCTCGACACGGTGTCCCGCGAAGTGAGCCGCGACGGCCTGCCGATCTCGCTCACGCAGAAGGAATACGCGCTGCTCGAGTACCTCATGCGGCATGCCGGCCGCGCGGTGACGCGCGAGCAGATCGCGGAGCACGTGTGGAAGACGGAGTTCGACCCGTCGACGAACATCGTGGACGTGTACATCAACTACCTGCGCAAGAAGATCGACGGCTCCGACGGCCCGCAGCTGCTGCACACGGTGCGCGGCACGGGGTACATGCTGCGCGCCTGA
- a CDS encoding diguanylate cyclase, giving the protein MPNEQPVDDLTGLPLRGAFVAAAAEAIAAARASRGECALLVIDVDQFKMVNDTYGHLKGDAVLVLVGELLHRTLRGGDLAARWGGDEFVALLPGAPISRARDVAERLAAAIRGHGGLSEPGLPPLAISVSIGVASFPSHGNDPEALFAAADRAMYQVKRRGRDGVAVAGGAHGAAMMPALDRFVGRSEELRGLVRLLDDASRGHPRTVAVLGEAGVGKTTLLRQLEPEIRLRGGSMVVGRALDAVMVQPPYAPWIEVVEALERQKLQSDTPRGTPPASAAIEPTTSMPTPGGTPSAASLATLFADGGASPLGMRIPTAPPQDRAVTTDGVRWPELSRIVPALAQPGRNVGTTTPLPTGGKFALLVELAAYIADAAARRPLVIVLDDLQCGDAASWDALEHLVTQFSTEPVLLCLTLRMEDMTPEVHERMRKLAHNGRIHEQALARLTRDELRRWVDTAFYGQEVEREFLAYLYRQTEGNPLLVVQTLRTLVDEGDIWWEKDRWHWHPVSELRLPNGVLDLMGRRLAKLSAADRDVLTIAAVVGREFDLGVVQDAARVPVEALHDAIESGVRASVIQPAHGRGSDRYVFVHTLLIEALCKPLDARRLQRAHERVANALRKRNPDAVAEIAMHFDRADDAVQAHAFALAASERARRVYAHEDAEEFLRIAERHAPDPAAVAAVRVAMAEVSELRGHYVEAEETCALALDWFSARADQRQTLRLRRMRERLRALLGEPARQTLQACEALVHDAADLGADDERVALLGMLAATHLRLGDRAAAVHAAKDAVSLAGNLGDDALLAEALVRLGIALDGDDAGEAEHSYRRALALYEHLQDPRGQARCWDRIGVVAAQRGMWAEARTSLRRAIDLGRTAGTPDEWGLAALDLGVVARRTGDLEQARELFGDALALFAAVQNSERQLLALYHLAHLDRERGDLTAAADLYDVAASLAERVGQHDVEVGAVAGAGLCRLRLGDRTRAQQSLARAESLVAGRDGWFPGRELQDALSVELLAAIGDASAVEARLTEGWQRARVADAWAANWLLSEVTATVNRVAPALLARLRDGDAGAGAELPRGAMDAMKMRE; this is encoded by the coding sequence TTGCCGAACGAACAGCCCGTCGATGACCTGACCGGACTTCCCCTGCGCGGGGCGTTCGTGGCGGCCGCCGCCGAGGCGATTGCCGCCGCGCGCGCGTCGCGCGGGGAATGCGCACTCCTCGTGATCGACGTGGACCAGTTCAAGATGGTGAACGACACCTACGGCCACCTGAAGGGTGATGCCGTGCTGGTGCTCGTCGGCGAACTGCTCCACCGCACCCTGCGCGGCGGCGACCTCGCTGCACGCTGGGGCGGCGACGAGTTCGTGGCGCTGCTCCCCGGCGCGCCGATCTCGCGCGCCCGCGATGTCGCCGAGCGCCTCGCCGCCGCCATCCGGGGGCACGGCGGTCTCTCCGAACCGGGGCTGCCGCCGCTCGCCATCTCGGTCAGCATCGGCGTGGCCTCGTTCCCGTCACACGGCAATGACCCCGAGGCGCTGTTCGCGGCCGCGGATCGCGCCATGTACCAGGTGAAGCGTCGCGGCCGTGACGGCGTGGCCGTGGCCGGCGGCGCCCACGGGGCCGCGATGATGCCCGCGCTCGACCGCTTCGTCGGCCGCAGCGAGGAGCTCCGCGGGCTGGTCCGCCTCCTCGACGACGCGTCGCGCGGCCACCCGCGCACGGTGGCCGTGCTCGGTGAGGCGGGTGTGGGCAAGACCACGCTCCTCCGACAGCTCGAGCCCGAGATCCGCCTCCGCGGCGGGTCGATGGTCGTCGGACGCGCCCTCGATGCCGTCATGGTGCAGCCGCCCTACGCCCCCTGGATCGAGGTCGTCGAGGCGCTCGAGCGGCAGAAGCTCCAGTCGGACACGCCGCGCGGCACGCCGCCGGCCTCCGCCGCCATCGAGCCGACCACCTCGATGCCGACGCCCGGCGGGACCCCGAGCGCCGCCTCACTCGCGACACTCTTCGCCGACGGCGGTGCCTCGCCGCTCGGCATGCGCATTCCCACCGCGCCGCCGCAGGACCGTGCCGTCACGACCGACGGCGTGCGCTGGCCCGAACTCTCCCGGATCGTGCCGGCCCTGGCCCAGCCGGGCCGCAACGTCGGCACCACGACCCCGCTGCCCACCGGCGGCAAGTTCGCACTCCTGGTCGAACTGGCCGCCTACATCGCCGACGCGGCCGCGCGCCGGCCGCTCGTCATCGTCCTCGATGACCTGCAGTGCGGTGACGCCGCGAGCTGGGATGCCCTCGAGCACCTCGTCACCCAGTTCAGCACCGAACCGGTGCTGCTCTGCCTGACGCTCCGCATGGAGGACATGACGCCCGAGGTCCACGAGCGGATGCGGAAGCTCGCGCACAACGGCCGCATCCATGAGCAGGCCCTCGCACGGCTCACCCGCGACGAGTTGCGGCGCTGGGTGGACACCGCGTTCTACGGACAGGAGGTGGAGCGCGAGTTCCTCGCCTACCTCTACCGCCAGACCGAGGGCAACCCGCTGCTGGTGGTGCAGACCCTGCGCACGCTGGTGGACGAAGGCGACATCTGGTGGGAGAAGGACCGCTGGCACTGGCACCCGGTCTCCGAGCTGCGCCTCCCGAATGGCGTGCTGGACCTCATGGGACGCCGTCTCGCCAAGCTCAGCGCGGCCGATCGCGACGTGCTCACGATCGCAGCCGTCGTCGGGCGCGAATTCGACCTCGGCGTGGTCCAGGACGCCGCCCGCGTGCCGGTCGAGGCCTTGCACGATGCCATCGAGAGCGGCGTGCGCGCGAGCGTCATCCAGCCCGCCCATGGCCGCGGCAGCGATCGGTACGTCTTCGTGCACACCCTGCTGATCGAGGCGCTCTGCAAGCCGCTGGATGCGCGGCGCCTGCAGCGCGCCCACGAACGCGTCGCCAACGCGCTGCGCAAGCGGAACCCGGACGCCGTGGCCGAGATCGCGATGCACTTCGATCGCGCCGACGACGCGGTGCAGGCGCACGCATTCGCCCTCGCCGCCAGCGAACGGGCGCGCCGCGTCTACGCACATGAGGACGCCGAGGAGTTCCTGCGCATCGCGGAGCGCCATGCCCCCGACCCGGCGGCAGTGGCCGCGGTGCGCGTGGCGATGGCGGAGGTCTCGGAACTGCGCGGCCACTACGTCGAGGCGGAGGAGACGTGTGCCCTGGCCCTCGACTGGTTCTCGGCCCGCGCCGACCAGCGCCAGACCCTGCGCCTGCGGCGCATGCGCGAGCGCCTCCGCGCCCTCCTCGGTGAACCCGCCCGCCAGACGCTGCAGGCTTGCGAGGCGCTGGTCCACGACGCGGCCGACCTCGGCGCCGATGACGAGCGCGTGGCACTGCTCGGCATGCTCGCCGCCACGCACCTCCGGCTCGGCGATCGCGCCGCCGCGGTCCATGCGGCCAAGGACGCGGTCTCGCTGGCCGGCAACCTGGGCGACGACGCGCTGCTGGCCGAGGCGCTGGTGCGGCTCGGGATCGCGCTGGACGGCGACGACGCGGGCGAGGCGGAGCACAGCTACCGCCGCGCCCTGGCCCTCTACGAGCACCTGCAGGATCCGCGCGGACAGGCCCGCTGCTGGGACCGGATCGGTGTGGTGGCGGCGCAACGGGGTATGTGGGCCGAGGCCCGCACGTCACTGCGCCGCGCGATCGACCTCGGGCGCACGGCCGGCACCCCGGATGAGTGGGGGCTCGCGGCGCTCGACCTCGGCGTCGTGGCACGCCGCACCGGTGACCTCGAGCAGGCGCGCGAGCTGTTCGGCGACGCCCTCGCCCTCTTCGCCGCCGTCCAGAACAGCGAGCGGCAGCTTCTCGCGCTCTACCATCTGGCACACCTCGACCGCGAGCGCGGCGACCTCACGGCGGCGGCCGACCTGTACGACGTCGCCGCCTCCCTCGCCGAGCGCGTCGGTCAGCACGACGTGGAGGTGGGTGCCGTCGCGGGCGCCGGGCTCTGTCGCCTGCGCCTCGGCGATCGCACGCGTGCACAGCAGAGCCTCGCCAGGGCCGAGTCGCTCGTGGCAGGCCGCGATGGCTGGTTTCCCGGCCGCGAGCTGCAGGATGCGCTGTCGGTCGAGCTGCTCGCCGCCATCGGCGACGCGTCTGCCGTGGAGGCGCGTCTCACCGAGGGGTGGCAGCGCGCACGGGTCGCCGACGCGTGGGCCGCGAACTGGCTGCTCAGCGAAGTCACCGCCACCGTCAATCGCGTGGCGCCGGCACTGCTCGCGCGCCTGCGTGACGGCGATGCGGGGGCCGGCGCGGAACTGCCGCGCGGCGCGATGGACGCGATGAAAATGCGCGAATGA
- a CDS encoding DUF1800 domain-containing protein, whose protein sequence is MPSQSVPRHATLPLRLTIVPGLLALAAACATGAGGTPAGAAAAAAQGLPTPDAVSVAAREQTADQQVLHALNRLAFGPRPGDVQRVREVGVDRWIALQLEPKRISDAAGEAAAGRYGTLAMPLPVLLDSFPPNPVLRRLLRQAAAGARRDSQPFTRDDSLAYQMARRRAQVVGQQLVSARVARALASERQLDEVLTDFWLNHFSVYAGKGAAMRHYLVSYERDAIRPHVLGKFRTLLGAVAHSPAMLFYLDNWESAADSGRPRLVPVRAARAAQRRAVQRAPALAGMQADRRDTLVARLQQRRRGLNENYARELMELHTMGVDGGYTQQDVSEAARILTGWTIERLNEAAAFRFNPALHDAGAKVVLGTAFPAGVGVAEGERLLDLLVRQPATARFIASKLVQRFVSDTPPASLVARAAATFTRTDGDLREVVRTIVTSEEFFAAAAWRAKVKSPFEVVVSALRALDAPVDTSPRTAALVARLGQPIFQHQAPNGWPELGDGWINTGAILNRINFGMALAAGSVPGVRVREWPTYATLEPLPRDQQVDGVVRALLGGTVSADMRAILQSGDHPMLERARAVADTALPAAVMAPRRTDGGGLVQVIGLALGSPEFQRR, encoded by the coding sequence GTGCCGAGCCAGTCCGTGCCGAGACATGCCACGCTGCCGTTGCGCCTCACGATCGTTCCAGGCCTCCTGGCGCTCGCCGCGGCGTGCGCAACGGGTGCGGGCGGCACGCCGGCGGGCGCGGCCGCAGCTGCGGCGCAGGGCTTGCCGACACCGGATGCCGTCAGCGTGGCGGCGCGTGAACAGACGGCCGACCAGCAGGTGCTGCATGCACTGAACCGGCTGGCGTTCGGGCCGCGACCGGGTGACGTGCAGCGCGTGCGCGAGGTCGGGGTGGATCGCTGGATCGCGCTGCAGCTCGAGCCGAAGCGGATCAGCGATGCGGCCGGCGAGGCGGCAGCCGGGCGGTACGGCACGCTGGCGATGCCACTGCCGGTGCTGCTGGACAGCTTCCCGCCCAACCCGGTGCTGCGCCGCCTGCTGCGGCAGGCGGCGGCAGGTGCACGACGCGACTCACAGCCCTTCACGCGGGACGACTCGCTGGCATACCAGATGGCACGGCGTCGCGCCCAGGTGGTGGGGCAGCAGCTGGTGTCCGCACGGGTGGCGCGGGCGCTGGCGAGCGAACGCCAGCTCGACGAAGTGCTGACCGATTTCTGGCTGAACCACTTCAGCGTGTACGCCGGGAAGGGTGCGGCGATGCGCCACTATCTCGTGTCGTACGAGCGCGACGCGATCCGCCCGCATGTGCTGGGGAAGTTCCGTACGCTGCTCGGCGCAGTGGCGCACAGCCCCGCGATGCTGTTCTACCTGGACAACTGGGAGAGTGCCGCCGACAGCGGCCGCCCGCGCCTGGTGCCGGTGCGGGCAGCGCGCGCCGCGCAACGTCGCGCCGTGCAGCGCGCGCCGGCCCTGGCGGGCATGCAGGCGGACCGGCGCGACACGCTGGTCGCGCGGCTGCAGCAGCGCCGGCGCGGCCTGAACGAGAACTACGCGCGCGAGCTGATGGAGCTGCACACGATGGGCGTGGATGGCGGCTACACGCAGCAGGACGTGTCGGAGGCCGCGCGGATCCTCACCGGGTGGACCATCGAGCGGCTGAACGAGGCGGCAGCCTTCCGCTTCAATCCCGCGCTGCACGACGCGGGGGCGAAGGTGGTGCTCGGCACGGCATTCCCCGCCGGCGTCGGGGTGGCGGAGGGAGAACGACTGCTGGACCTGCTCGTTCGGCAGCCCGCGACGGCGCGCTTCATCGCCTCGAAGCTGGTGCAGCGGTTCGTGAGCGACACGCCGCCGGCCAGCCTGGTGGCGCGCGCCGCCGCCACGTTCACGCGCACCGACGGCGACCTGCGCGAGGTGGTGCGCACCATCGTCACGAGCGAGGAGTTCTTCGCGGCGGCGGCGTGGCGCGCGAAGGTGAAGTCGCCGTTCGAGGTCGTGGTGAGCGCACTCCGCGCGCTCGACGCCCCGGTGGACACGAGCCCGCGGACGGCGGCGCTGGTGGCGCGGCTGGGCCAGCCGATCTTCCAGCACCAGGCGCCGAATGGCTGGCCCGAGCTGGGCGATGGCTGGATCAACACCGGCGCGATCCTCAACCGCATCAACTTCGGCATGGCGCTCGCCGCCGGCAGCGTGCCCGGCGTGCGGGTGCGGGAGTGGCCCACCTACGCCACGCTCGAGCCGCTGCCGCGCGACCAGCAGGTGGACGGGGTGGTGCGCGCCCTCCTCGGTGGCACGGTGAGCGCGGACATGCGCGCGATCCTGCAGAGCGGCGACCACCCGATGCTGGAGCGTGCGCGTGCGGTGGCAGACACGGCGCTGCCGGCAGCGGTGATGGCACCGCGCCGCACCGATGGGGGTGGCCTGGTGCAGGTCATCGGCCTGGCGCTCGGGTCGCCGGAGTTCCAGCGTCGATGA
- a CDS encoding DUF1501 domain-containing protein, producing the protein MHRRVFMRSGAMALVTMGLNPSFLRRTTFGMPLPGAAKGKVLICIFQRGAADALNVVVPHGDPAYYQLRPSIAIARPSLAAGAAGALDLDGEFGLHPSLRALKPLYDRGLLAPIVAVGSPSSTRSHFDAQDYMESGTPDRKGTTDGWLNRYLAVSGTCEAASGCGAVPFKAVSLTPQMPRILEGPSPVVAMNSLEEFTVRATGTQAERLEALYRTGRADVIHATGSDTFEAVKMLRAANPQQYAPANGASYPGTEFGRRLRQIAQLVKSDVGLEIAFADIGGWDTHVNQGGATGQLANRLRELGDGVAALVADLGDRMADVVILTMTEFGRTARENGNGGTDHGHAGSMFAIGGAVNGRAVHGRWPGLAPEVLNEGRDLALTTDFRAVFSEIVAGHLGGVRYMGRVFPGYDAAATHGLQLLRGSPSSRRG; encoded by the coding sequence ATGCATCGCCGCGTCTTCATGCGCTCCGGCGCCATGGCACTGGTCACGATGGGCCTCAACCCGTCGTTCCTGCGTCGCACGACGTTCGGCATGCCGCTGCCGGGCGCGGCGAAGGGCAAGGTGCTGATCTGCATCTTCCAGCGGGGGGCGGCGGATGCGCTGAACGTGGTGGTGCCGCACGGTGACCCGGCGTACTACCAGTTGCGCCCCAGCATCGCGATCGCGCGCCCCTCGCTGGCCGCGGGCGCTGCCGGCGCACTGGATCTCGACGGCGAGTTCGGCCTGCACCCGTCGCTGCGTGCACTCAAGCCACTCTACGATCGCGGGCTGCTGGCGCCGATCGTGGCCGTGGGCAGCCCGAGCAGCACGCGGTCGCACTTCGATGCGCAGGACTACATGGAGAGCGGCACGCCGGACCGGAAGGGCACCACCGACGGCTGGCTCAACCGCTATCTCGCGGTGTCGGGCACCTGCGAGGCGGCCTCCGGGTGTGGCGCGGTGCCGTTCAAGGCCGTGTCACTCACGCCGCAGATGCCGCGCATCCTCGAGGGACCGAGCCCGGTGGTGGCGATGAACTCGCTGGAGGAGTTCACCGTGCGCGCCACGGGCACACAGGCGGAACGCCTCGAGGCGCTGTACCGCACCGGACGGGCGGACGTGATCCACGCCACCGGGAGCGACACGTTCGAGGCGGTGAAGATGCTGCGGGCCGCCAATCCCCAGCAGTACGCGCCGGCGAACGGCGCGTCGTATCCCGGCACCGAGTTCGGTCGCCGGCTGCGGCAGATCGCACAACTCGTGAAGAGTGACGTGGGTCTCGAGATCGCCTTCGCCGACATCGGGGGGTGGGACACGCACGTGAACCAGGGTGGCGCCACCGGCCAGCTCGCCAATCGCCTGCGCGAGCTCGGGGATGGCGTGGCGGCGCTGGTGGCGGACCTTGGCGACCGGATGGCGGACGTGGTGATCCTGACGATGACCGAGTTCGGGCGCACGGCGCGGGAGAACGGCAACGGGGGCACCGATCATGGGCATGCGGGCTCGATGTTCGCCATCGGCGGGGCGGTGAACGGGCGCGCGGTGCACGGGCGCTGGCCGGGCCTGGCGCCGGAGGTGCTGAACGAGGGGCGTGACCTCGCACTCACCACCGACTTCCGGGCCGTGTTCAGCGAGATCGTCGCCGGCCACCTCGGTGGGGTGCGCTACATGGGGCGGGTCTTTCCGGGATACGACGCCGCGGCGACGCACGGGTTGCAGCTGCTGCGCGGGAGCCCGTCGTCACGCCGCGGCTGA
- a CDS encoding polysaccharide deacetylase family protein, producing the protein MSRTTFVLCSSLLMAACNSQSPGSGVPATATAGHSTAATAPPNADWGPVTLASAGSTGKVPVLMVHLVVDTDATWSITRARFRHTLETLYAHGYRPITVAQLVDRRIDVPAGRKPVVFTFDDASASQFRYLERNGALEVDPESAVGIWLAFSKAHPDWKPRATFCLLSGAAAGRSFFGDKGIEGQQTAWRFRKLQFLHAQGFELCNHTLWHANLAKYPDAFVQEQIARGQLAIDSAVPGYKVRTFALPLGVWPKNRDLARRGSWTDPKTGVVTRYDYDAILEVSGGPSVSPFDSTFDAHSIKRFNVFHDSVDSLLARFDRTGTVYTVPGAAPR; encoded by the coding sequence GTGTCGCGTACCACGTTCGTGCTGTGCAGCAGCCTGCTCATGGCAGCCTGCAACTCCCAGTCCCCAGGTTCCGGCGTGCCGGCCACCGCCACGGCGGGCCACAGCACCGCGGCCACGGCACCGCCCAACGCCGACTGGGGACCCGTGACCCTCGCGAGTGCGGGATCGACCGGCAAGGTGCCGGTCCTGATGGTGCACCTGGTGGTGGACACCGATGCGACCTGGTCGATCACGCGGGCGCGCTTCCGGCACACCCTCGAGACACTTTACGCGCACGGCTACCGCCCGATCACGGTGGCGCAGCTGGTGGACCGGCGCATCGACGTGCCGGCGGGCCGGAAGCCGGTGGTGTTCACCTTCGACGACGCCTCGGCCTCGCAGTTCCGCTACCTCGAGCGCAACGGCGCGCTCGAGGTGGATCCGGAAAGCGCCGTCGGGATCTGGCTGGCCTTTTCGAAGGCGCACCCGGACTGGAAGCCGCGTGCCACGTTCTGCCTGCTGAGCGGGGCGGCGGCCGGCCGCAGCTTCTTCGGAGACAAGGGCATCGAGGGGCAGCAGACGGCGTGGCGATTCCGGAAGCTGCAGTTCCTGCACGCGCAGGGATTCGAGTTGTGCAATCACACGCTCTGGCACGCGAACCTGGCGAAGTACCCCGACGCGTTCGTGCAGGAGCAGATCGCGCGGGGCCAGCTCGCGATCGACTCCGCCGTTCCGGGCTACAAGGTGCGGACGTTCGCGCTGCCGCTTGGCGTGTGGCCGAAGAACCGCGATCTGGCGCGCCGCGGGTCGTGGACGGACCCGAAGACGGGGGTGGTCACGCGCTACGACTACGACGCGATCCTGGAGGTGTCGGGCGGGCCGAGCGTGAGTCCGTTCGACTCCACGTTCGACGCGCACAGCATCAAGCGATTCAACGTGTTCCACGACTCGGTGGACTCGCTGCTCGCGCGGTTCGACCGCACCGGGACCGTGTACACCGTGCCGGGCGCGGCGCCGCGCTAG